The genomic interval GACGGCTGTGGAAATCGTCGCATGCCCGCTCATCATGATCCCGGGCGTCTCCGGCTGTGCCGCCTTCATGCGGCGGAGCGTCTCGATCCCGTCCATGCCCGGCATCCAGATGTCGAGAATCACCAGCGACGGATGGATCGATTGAAGTTGAGCCAGTGCATCCGAACCATCGCTGGCGAGTGCGCAGGAATACCCCTCGTCGCTCAAGACCCCCTCGAGCGATTTTCTGATGCTTGCCTCGTCATCGACGATCAGGATCGGTCCTGGAGGCCGCATGGAGATTTCCCCCCCTTCCTTCAACAACCCGTATCTTCCAGTATGTGTTTCAACCGCCTGGCCGCATGCGCGATGTCGTCCGCCGCCACGATCGCGGAAATCACTGCCGCCGCGTCCGCCCCCGCTTCCCGCACCGTTC from Candidatus Deferrimicrobium sp. carries:
- a CDS encoding response regulator gives rise to the protein MRPPGPILIVDDEASIRKSLEGVLSDEGYSCALASDGSDALAQLQSIHPSLVILDIWMPGMDGIETLRRMKAAQPETPGIMMSGHATISTAVKATKSGASDFIEKPLELDLGLNAIRRALGTQDAARSSVAGEIAGSTGFRSREGMPELQPLVFGKQT